Proteins from a single region of Oreochromis niloticus isolate F11D_XX linkage group LG7, O_niloticus_UMD_NMBU, whole genome shotgun sequence:
- the cep41 gene encoding centrosomal protein of 41 kDa isoform X1, which translates to MSLNRSIGSAEYMKKKIPKNAKYEHVKTRLDTGCSLTKYMERLEEIKKNYRYRKDEIFKRLKVTTFAQLILQVASVSDLNENEKDSESHSPDDGLRLESGGDSEFASEHTNGALLTSVLSDRQETGDASEVCYTARSTLLSVISGVGELNIDRSSQKMTSELVSSPEPTDRPYTDCPYLLLDVRDRDEYDCCHIISAHSFPIALLSRTMNPYTKDVLEYKNAPGKIIIVYDEDERIASQAATTMCERGFENLFMLSGGLRVIAQKFPSGMTTGSIPTSCLSSPTSSKGKKCNASQQLARAAEKRWRFTSDELAKIQEQLEEILIPSNSNSRMSSRMSTSSARSTASSRHSSCTSGRGSARVQSSRSWK; encoded by the exons ATGTCGCTGAATCGGAGCATCGGCAGCGCAGAG TACATGAAGAAAAAGATACCGAAAAACGCAAAGTATGAGCATGTGAAAACGAGGCTTGACACAG GATGTAGTCTCACGAAGTATATGGAAAGACTGGAGGAGATTAAAAAAA ATTACAGGTATCGAAAAGATGAAATCTTCAAACGATTAAAAGTGACAACATTTGCACAACTG ATACTGCAGGTGGCCTCTGTTTCCGACCTGAATGAAAATGAGAAAGATAGTGAATCTCACAGTCCAGATG ATGGCCTGCGGTTGGAGTCTGGAGGAGACTCAGAGTTTGCGTCTGAACACACCAATGGCGCTTTGCTGACATCAGTCCTGTCAGACCGTCAGGAGACAGGAGACGCCAGTGAAGTCTGCTACACTGCTAGGTCAACACTTCTAAG tgttatTAGTGGTGTGGGAGAGCTGAATATAGACAGGAGCAGTCAAAAGATGACAAGTGAGTTGGTGTCCAGCCCAGAGCCAACAGACAGGCCCTACACCGATTGCCCCTACCTGCTGCTGGATGTGAGAGATCGTGACGAGTATGACTGCTGCCACATCATTAGCG CACACAGTTTTCCCATTGCCCTGCTATCTCGGACAATGAACCCCTACACCAAAGACGTGCTGGAATAC AAAAATGCCCCAGGGAAGATCATCATTGTATATGATGAGGATGAGAGAATAGCTAGCCAGGCAGCTACCACCATGTGTGAACGAGGGTTTGAGAATCTGTTTATGCTCAGTGGAG GTCTCAGAGTAATTGCTCAAAAATTTCCAAGCGGTATGACAACAGGCTCCATCCCCACCTCATGCCTGTCCTCTCCTACGTCatcaaaagggaaaaaatgcaaCGCTTCACAGCAGCTGGCACGGGCAGCAGAGAAGAGGTGGCGGTTCACATCAGATGAGCTGGCCAAGATCCAGGAGCAGCTGGAGGAAATACTCATCCCCAGTAACTCTAACA GTCGAATGTCCAGCCGAATGTCAACCAGCAGTGCCCGATCTACTGCATCAAGTCGTCACAGTTCCTGTACAAGTGGTAGAGGCAGTGCGCGAGTTCAGAGCAGTAGATCCTGGAAATAA
- the poc1b gene encoding POC1 centriolar protein homolog B isoform X4 gives MASVMEDPTLERHFKGHKDAVTCADFNPNRKQLASGSLDKNLMIWNFAPKARAFQFVGHQDVITGVQFSPSGNLVASSSKDRTVRLWTPSMKGESTVFKAHTAAVRSVAFSHDGQRLVTASDDKSVKVWSVHRQCFIYSLNQHTNWVRCARFSPDGRIIASCGDDRTVRLWDTSTKHCINCLTDCGGSATFVDFNSSGTCIASSGADSTLKIWDLRTNKLIQHYRVHSAGINSFSFHPSNNYVISGSNDGTIKILDLLEGRLIYTLHGHKGAVITVAFSRAGDLFVSGGADSQVLLWKTNFDSRSYQDVLLQHSRRSTPDPPPHLSDIHPRGPHLHHPQPTAIQVSPAVKDTRSAEPHVIQLGQSVHGNTFAFSPAFISSS, from the exons ATGGCGTCTGTTATG GAGGATCCTACGTTGGAGAGGCACTTTAAGGGACACAAAGATGCTGTCACTTGTGCAGACTTCAATCCCAACCGCAAACAACTGG CCTCAGGGTCATTAGATAAAAACTTGATGATATGGAATTTTGCTCCCAAGGCGAGGGCCTTTCAATTTGTTGGGCACCAGGATGTCATCACTGGGGTGCAATTCTCTCCATCTGGCAATCTGGTGGCTTCTTCCTCCAAGGACAGAACAGTCAGACTGTGGACACCTTCAAT GAAAGGCGAGTCAACAGTGTTCAAAGCCCACACAGCTGCTGTACGCAGTGTTGCCTTCTCCCATGATGGCCAGAGACTGGTGACAGCATCAGATGACAAGTCTGTTAAAGTGTGGAGTGTTCACCGGCAGTGCTTCATCTACTCCCTCAATCAGCACACTAATTGGGTGCGCTGTGCTAG ATTTTCTCCAGATGGCAGAATCATAGCTTCCTGTGGGGATGACCGGACTGTCCGGCTTTGGGACACATCTACCAAACACTGCATCAACTGTTTGACTGACTGTGGAGG ATCAGCAACATTTGTTGATTTCAACTCCAGTGGTACCTGTATTGCGTCATCAGGAGCTGACAGTACATTGAAAATCTGGGATCTACGAACCAACAAGCTTATTCAGCATTATCGTG TTCATAGTGCAGGAATCAATAGTTTTTCCTTCCACCCATCCAACAACTATGTGATAAGTGGTTCGAATGATGGCACTATTAAGATACTGGACCTGTTGGAAGGCCGTCTGATCTACACTCTTCATGGGCACAAG gGTGCTGTGATCACTGTGGCCTTTTCCAGGGCTGGAGATCTCTTTGTCTCTGGAGGAGCTGACAGTCAG GTGCTGCTGTGGAAGACTAACTTTGACAGCAGGTCATATCAGGATGTCTTACTTCAACACAGCCGGAGGTCGACACCAGATCCCCCACCCCACCTGTCCGACATTCATCCCAGGGGACCCCACCTTCATCACCCACAGCCTACAGCCATTCAG GTCAGTCCAGCGGTTAAAGACACCCGATCAGCTGAGCCACATGTCATACAGCTGGGACAGTCTGTCCATGGCAACACG
- the cep41 gene encoding centrosomal protein of 41 kDa isoform X2 — translation MSLNRSIGSAEYMKKKIPKNAKYEHVKTRLDTGCSLTKYMERLEEIKKNYRYRKDEIFKRLKVTTFAQLILQVASVSDLNENEKDSESHSPDDGLRLESGGDSEFASEHTNGALLTSVLSDRQETGDASEVCYTARSTLLSVISGVGELNIDRSSQKMTSELVSSPEPTDRPYTDCPYLLLDVRDRDEYDCCHIISGLRVIAQKFPSGMTTGSIPTSCLSSPTSSKGKKCNASQQLARAAEKRWRFTSDELAKIQEQLEEILIPSNSNSRMSSRMSTSSARSTASSRHSSCTSGRGSARVQSSRSWK, via the exons ATGTCGCTGAATCGGAGCATCGGCAGCGCAGAG TACATGAAGAAAAAGATACCGAAAAACGCAAAGTATGAGCATGTGAAAACGAGGCTTGACACAG GATGTAGTCTCACGAAGTATATGGAAAGACTGGAGGAGATTAAAAAAA ATTACAGGTATCGAAAAGATGAAATCTTCAAACGATTAAAAGTGACAACATTTGCACAACTG ATACTGCAGGTGGCCTCTGTTTCCGACCTGAATGAAAATGAGAAAGATAGTGAATCTCACAGTCCAGATG ATGGCCTGCGGTTGGAGTCTGGAGGAGACTCAGAGTTTGCGTCTGAACACACCAATGGCGCTTTGCTGACATCAGTCCTGTCAGACCGTCAGGAGACAGGAGACGCCAGTGAAGTCTGCTACACTGCTAGGTCAACACTTCTAAG tgttatTAGTGGTGTGGGAGAGCTGAATATAGACAGGAGCAGTCAAAAGATGACAAGTGAGTTGGTGTCCAGCCCAGAGCCAACAGACAGGCCCTACACCGATTGCCCCTACCTGCTGCTGGATGTGAGAGATCGTGACGAGTATGACTGCTGCCACATCATTAGCG GTCTCAGAGTAATTGCTCAAAAATTTCCAAGCGGTATGACAACAGGCTCCATCCCCACCTCATGCCTGTCCTCTCCTACGTCatcaaaagggaaaaaatgcaaCGCTTCACAGCAGCTGGCACGGGCAGCAGAGAAGAGGTGGCGGTTCACATCAGATGAGCTGGCCAAGATCCAGGAGCAGCTGGAGGAAATACTCATCCCCAGTAACTCTAACA GTCGAATGTCCAGCCGAATGTCAACCAGCAGTGCCCGATCTACTGCATCAAGTCGTCACAGTTCCTGTACAAGTGGTAGAGGCAGTGCGCGAGTTCAGAGCAGTAGATCCTGGAAATAA
- the poc1b gene encoding POC1 centriolar protein homolog B isoform X3: MASVMEDPTLERHFKGHKDAVTCADFNPNRKQLASGSLDKNLMIWNFAPKARAFQFVGHQDVITGVQFSPSGNLVASSSKDRTVRLWTPSMKGESTVFKAHTAAVRSVAFSHDGQRLVTASDDKSVKVWSVHRQCFIYSLNQHTNWVRCARFSPDGRIIASCGDDRTVRLWDTSTKHCINCLTDCGGSATFVDFNSSGTCIASSGADSTLKIWDLRTNKLIQHYRVHSAGINSFSFHPSNNYVISGSNDGTIKILDLLEGRLIYTLHGHKGAVITVAFSRAGDLFVSGGADSQVLLWKTNFDSRSYQDVLLQHSRRSTPDPPPHLSDIHPRGPHLHHPQPTAIQVSPAVKDTRSAEPHVIQLGQSVHGNTMSSERIPFRSVSMFPLHRPNGPK, translated from the exons ATGGCGTCTGTTATG GAGGATCCTACGTTGGAGAGGCACTTTAAGGGACACAAAGATGCTGTCACTTGTGCAGACTTCAATCCCAACCGCAAACAACTGG CCTCAGGGTCATTAGATAAAAACTTGATGATATGGAATTTTGCTCCCAAGGCGAGGGCCTTTCAATTTGTTGGGCACCAGGATGTCATCACTGGGGTGCAATTCTCTCCATCTGGCAATCTGGTGGCTTCTTCCTCCAAGGACAGAACAGTCAGACTGTGGACACCTTCAAT GAAAGGCGAGTCAACAGTGTTCAAAGCCCACACAGCTGCTGTACGCAGTGTTGCCTTCTCCCATGATGGCCAGAGACTGGTGACAGCATCAGATGACAAGTCTGTTAAAGTGTGGAGTGTTCACCGGCAGTGCTTCATCTACTCCCTCAATCAGCACACTAATTGGGTGCGCTGTGCTAG ATTTTCTCCAGATGGCAGAATCATAGCTTCCTGTGGGGATGACCGGACTGTCCGGCTTTGGGACACATCTACCAAACACTGCATCAACTGTTTGACTGACTGTGGAGG ATCAGCAACATTTGTTGATTTCAACTCCAGTGGTACCTGTATTGCGTCATCAGGAGCTGACAGTACATTGAAAATCTGGGATCTACGAACCAACAAGCTTATTCAGCATTATCGTG TTCATAGTGCAGGAATCAATAGTTTTTCCTTCCACCCATCCAACAACTATGTGATAAGTGGTTCGAATGATGGCACTATTAAGATACTGGACCTGTTGGAAGGCCGTCTGATCTACACTCTTCATGGGCACAAG gGTGCTGTGATCACTGTGGCCTTTTCCAGGGCTGGAGATCTCTTTGTCTCTGGAGGAGCTGACAGTCAG GTGCTGCTGTGGAAGACTAACTTTGACAGCAGGTCATATCAGGATGTCTTACTTCAACACAGCCGGAGGTCGACACCAGATCCCCCACCCCACCTGTCCGACATTCATCCCAGGGGACCCCACCTTCATCACCCACAGCCTACAGCCATTCAG GTCAGTCCAGCGGTTAAAGACACCCGATCAGCTGAGCCACATGTCATACAGCTGGGACAGTCTGTCCATGGCAACACG ATGTCCTCAGAGAGAATTCCCTTCCGTTCTGTGTCCATGTTTCCCCTTCATCGCCCTAATGGGCCCAAGTAA